The following is a genomic window from Nguyenibacter vanlangensis.
GGCCAGCAGGACCTGTCCGAAGACGACCGCCAGCCCTATCACGGCATGGCGCTGCGCTGCGACTTCACGGACCTGCAGATCGCGGGCTTCCGCAAGTCCGATGGCCCGGAATCCCCGGCCCGCAAGCCCGTCATCGGCAGCGTCTGGTTTCAGGACGTGCCGGGCGACGGGCTGACGGCGGTACGCATCGTCATGGAACATCCGCGCCTGGGCCACATGGTGGTGGTGCTGCTGCCCACCACCGCCTGACCCCGGCTCCGCCTACGGGGGCAGCAACCGGGCCGCGATATGGGGCAGTTCGGCCATCGAATCGGCACCGACCGTAGCTCCTGCCTCCATCTCCGGCCGCCCGTAGCCCCAGCGGGCGAAGACCGACCGTACGGCGGCTCCTTCGGCAGCCAGGACGTCGTTATGGTGGTCGCCGACCATGATCGCGCGCGCGGCCTGCCCGCCGGCAAGCCCGATCGTGCCCAGCAGGTGCGCCGGATCCGGCTTGCGGACCGGAAAACTGTCCCCGCCGCCGATCGCGTCGAACCAGTCCTCCAGCTCCAGCGCGGCGACGATCCGCCGGGCGGCCGCCACCGGCTTGTTGGTGCAGACCGCCATCCGCCACCCGGCCGCGCGCAATTGCTCCAGTGCATGAAGGGTGCCGGGGAAGGGGCGGGACAATTCCACCGCGCGA
Proteins encoded in this region:
- a CDS encoding HAD-IA family hydrolase; amino-acid sequence: MSGSPPPRLAVFDMDGTLLDSLPDLAASADRLLKSYGLTGIAPEAVRAMIGDGVAALVRRLLAHAGDDAKGIDMHEATARYLADYTPRAVELSRPFPGTLHALEQLRAAGWRMAVCTNKPVAAARRIVAALELEDWFDAIGGGDSFPVRKPDPAHLLGTIGLAGGQAARAIMVGDHHNDVLAAEGAAVRSVFARWGYGRPEMEAGATVGADSMAELPHIAARLLPP